In Felis catus isolate Fca126 chromosome A2 unlocalized genomic scaffold, F.catus_Fca126_mat1.0 chrA2_random_Un_scaffold_66, whole genome shotgun sequence, a single genomic region encodes these proteins:
- the LOC123383577 gene encoding ral guanine nucleotide dissociation stimulator-like: protein MRYGCFHSEAEEDGGPREQEKRAISSILGTWMDHYPEEFFRPPDFTSLKLLRAYVRVHMPGSELQRRARLLYSWRKHREPNEPESLGEEDSGWEMWACGGDGVCHREHVS, encoded by the exons ATGAG atACGGATGCTTCCATtcggaggctgaggaggatggCGGACCCCGGGAGCAGGAGAAACG ggccatctcctccatcctgggcacctggatggatcacTACCCCGAGGAATTTTTCCGCCCTCCAGACTTCACCAGCTTGAAGCTGCTGCGGGCGTACGTAAGGGTCCACATgccgggctccgagctgcagcGCCGCGCCCGCCTTCTCTACTCATGGCGGAAACACCGTGAGCCCAATGAGCCAGAGTCTCTGGGCGAGGAGGACTCTGGGTGGGAGATGTGGGCGTGTGGAGGGGACGGGGTATGCCACAGAGAACATGTTTCCTGA